One stretch of Enoplosus armatus isolate fEnoArm2 chromosome 1, fEnoArm2.hap1, whole genome shotgun sequence DNA includes these proteins:
- the dbndd1 gene encoding dysbindin domain-containing protein 1: MEAQGGAGSPEPNKDIQKLLKPSSSGDLSKELFQHPAGEGEEGGLSGHTASLLHITEKRQPLSSVSSLEVHFDLLDLTELTDMSDQELAEVFADSDEENHNESPAGSHQPVLPRGGYMRSPSWTRCSKVETPRERKHHSDSDTAEPLMKLERPKQP; the protein is encoded by the exons AGCCCAATAAAGACATCCAGAAGCTGCTGAAGCCCTCCAGCTCAGGTGACCTATCCAAGGAGTTGTTCCAGCACCCagcaggggagggggaggagggcggCCTGTCTGGGCACACAGCAAGCCTGCTACATATCACTGAGAAGCGAC AACCTCTGAGTAGTGTGTCTTCTTTGGAGGTCCACTTTGACCTCCTGGATCTCACTGAGCTGACTGACATGTCGGATCAGGAGCTGGCTGAAGTCTTTGCTGACTCTGATGAAGAGAACCACAATGAGTCCCCAGCAG GTTCCCACCAGCCTGTGCTGCCCAGAGGTGGGTACATGCGCTCCCCCTCGTGGACACGCTGCAGCAAAGTCGAGACCCCACGAGAGAGAAAGCACCACAGCGACTCGGACACCGCAGAGCCCTTAATGAAGCTGGAGAGGCCGAAGCAGCCGTGA